The following proteins come from a genomic window of Miscanthus floridulus cultivar M001 chromosome 2, ASM1932011v1, whole genome shotgun sequence:
- the LOC136539101 gene encoding uncharacterized protein yields the protein MENRKEEQQGAAVGWMTVPAFGEWDVKNGAVPDYSMDFSKIREMRKQNKRELSRASLGGDEDLLQQQQQSSKAQPPKSSAAVADDDHRRPLHDDSPTGRKKFLSYFQCCIRA from the exons ATGGAGAACCGCAAGGAG gagcagcagggcgcgGCGGTCGGGTGGATGACCGTGCCGGCGTTCGGGGAGTGGGACGTCAAGAACGGCGCCGTGCCGGACTACTCCATGGACTTCTCCAAGATCCGCGAGATGCGCAAGCAGAACAAGCGCGAGCTCTCCAGGGCCAGCCTCGGCGGCGACGAGGacctcctccagcagcagcagcagagtagCAAGGCGCAGCCGCCCAAGTCCTCCGCTGCCGTCGCCGACGACGACCACCGCCGGCCGCTGCACGACGACTCCCCTACG GGAAGGAAGAAGTTCCTGAGCTATTTCCAATGCTGTATCAGAGCATGA